The Salvia splendens isolate huo1 chromosome 20, SspV2, whole genome shotgun sequence nucleotide sequence GCTACATAGACAATGGTAAAAGCATCCTCCGCTGCTTCTTCCGAGCCAGTCTAACTTGCTTTGTGATTTTCATACATAAAACCGATACTAGTGTAATACACAGCAAAAGCACAGCTAGCCTTAAATGCCTAAAATATAACGAAACAACTGAGAAGACGAAGATTGCTAAAATGACAAGCTCCCATATGACAAAGATTGCAACATCTACCCTGCAACCAGAAAGAAGCAAAATAAGAAACAACAGAAAACATACTGGAGGTGACCatgttttatgtgaaaaataaattcaattcaTCTCTTTTTGGAGGAAGGGTCAGTTTAGGTGAAAAAGTAAATAGTTTACAAGGGTAAGAATTAGCTTGAGCATAAACACTTCCACAAAATCTCATCCAAAAAACAAGACACTCATCCATATACCAAATTCAATAACTGTAGAAAACAAAGCCAAACAAGGAGTATAAGTTGTGTCGAATTACAATCAGCTAATTCAAGGAAAAAATCACTTTGCTATGTTTTCTAAACTATTAGAAACCAATGACAAACAAAGAAAGATTTCCCGATAATTTCCTCGGAAGCAAACGACGAATCCAGTGCTCTTAGTACTAATAACTAAATGGTAATTTGCCACGACATATTGCAAAAGAATACATCTAAGTAAGCATTATTATAAATGCGGAATGAGTAACA carries:
- the LOC121780852 gene encoding uncharacterized protein LOC121780852: MITRSKLAEQLREYQTRSKHDWPSFSLFSSTSNLASSRVDVAIFVIWELVILAIFVFSVVSLYFRHLRLAVLLLCITLVSVLCMKITKQVRLARKKQRRMLLPLSM